A DNA window from Gasterosteus aculeatus chromosome 16, fGasAcu3.hap1.1, whole genome shotgun sequence contains the following coding sequences:
- the LOC120833759 gene encoding POU domain, class 2, transcription factor 1 isoform X6: protein MADGGAASQDESSGPDAKVNNQSGTTKCAMESGDGNTGIQINGFDFQRQTVPTTSAITNAHAQAILQQSKSEDSSALPTSIQQSVLPQTQLMLAGGQIAGLTLTPAQQMLIQQAQAQFLAAAVQHSANQQNSTTGANISATAATPISQLPLSQPIQIASQLQPQNLSLPQFVLLQPGHPIATLQQPTQFIISQPTQAQQSILQAQSLLNLPQSQANLLPTQQSLTLATQPATPTRTTASTPIQSLSHTQTTPKRLDTPTMEEPSDLEELEQFAKLFKQRRIKLGFTQGDVGLAMGKLYGNDFSQTTISRFEALNLSFKNMCKLKPLLEKWLNDAVCAETLTSDQSLSSPSALGSPGMGIEGINRRRKKRTSIETNIRVALEKSFLEQNQKPTSEEITMIADQLNMEKEVIRVWFCNRRQKEKRINPPSSGGGGCTPIKTLFTPSSPLVASTASLVSSPTINTPTTLTVNSVMPLTSTSVSSLSFTGTNTASVISAAPIFTTASSPSLSPSPTTIQSGNSESKVQTILNQVPTSIATTLGTGQVMVSASGLSAALQGAQLPGSFAAMAAAAGLNSGLMASSQFSPGGALLSLTGGLGGGLSPALMSNSTLATIQALASSGITSLDGNLLFANTSTGTPIFLSPQNLSLLTSSPLSLVSAGPGGLQVTSDAHHQASAAAVPVQASTITTASKAQ from the exons atggcGGACGGAGGAGCAGCGAGTCAAGATGAGAGTTCAGGACCAG ATGCTAAAGTGAATAATCAGTCAGGAACTACTAAATGTGCAATGGAAAGTGGTGACGGGAACACCG GAATCCAAATCAATGGGTTTGACTTTCAGAGGCAGACGGTGCCGACCACAAGTGCAATCACTAATGCACACGCACAAGCCATCCTCCAACAG TCTAAGTCTGAAGACTCGAGCGCTCTTCCGACCTCCATCCAGCAGAGCGTATTGCCTCAAACCCAGCTAATGTTGGCCGGGGGACAGATTGCAGGA TTGACCCTGACCCCAGCGCAGCAGATGTTGATCCAGCAGGCCCAAGCTCAGTTCCTGGCTGCAGCCGTGCAGCATTCGGCCAACCAGCAGAACAGCACCACCGGGGCCAACATCTCGGCCACCGCAGCCACACCCATCAGCCAGCTGCCCCTGTCGCAGCCCATTCAGATCGCCTCT CAGCTACAGCCGCAGAATCTCAGTCTGCCTCAGTTCGTCCTGCTGCAGCCCGGCCACCCCATCGCCACACTACAGCAGCCTACTCAATTCATCATCTCACAGCCAACACAGGCCCAACAGA GCATATTGCAAGCCCAGAGTCTTCTAAATCTACCTCAAAGCCAAGCTAACCTCCTGCCGACTCAACAAAGCCTCACCCTTGCAACTCAG CCTGCCACTCCAACCCGCACAACAGCATCCACACCCATCCAGTCCCTGTCCCACACTCAGACGACACCCAAGCGGTTGGACACGCCCACTATGGAGGAGCCCAGCGACCTGGAGGAACTGGAACAGTTTGCCAAGCTCTTCAAACAGAGGCGCATCAAACTGGGCttcacacag GGCGATGTTGGCCTGGCCATGGGGAAGCTGTACGGAAACGACTTTAGCCAAACCACCATCTCTCGCTTCGAGGCCTTGAACCTGAGCTTTAAGAACATGTGCAAACTGAAGCCATTGCTGGAGAAGTGGCTCAACGATGCAG TTTGTGCAGAGACCCTGACATCGGACCAGTCCCTGTCCAGCCCCAGTGCCCTGGGCTCCCCGGGCATGGGCATCGAGGGGATCAACCGCCGACGAAAGAAGAGGACCAGTATTGAGACCAACATCCGAGTGGCCTTAGAAAAGAGCTTTCTGGAG CAGAACCAAAAACCTACCTCTGAAGAGATCACCATGATCGCCGACCAGCTCAACATGGAGAAGGAGGTGATTCGGGTCTGGTTCTGCAATCGCCGTCAGAAAGAGAAGAGGATCAACCCTCCcagcagcggaggaggaggctgcaccCCCATCAAAACCCTCTTCACCCCCAGTAGCCCTTTA GTGGCCAGCACAGCAAGCCTTGTGAGCAGTCCAACTATCAACACACCCACCACTCTGACTGTAAACTCAGTGATGCCTCTCACCAGCACCAGCGTCTCCAGTTTGTCGTTCACAG GCACGAACACAGCGTCCGTCATTTCCGCGGCGCCGATATTCACTACCGCCAGCTCTCCGTCTCTAAGTCCCTCGCCGACGACCATTCAGTCCGGTAACTCGGAGAGCAAGGTACAAACCATCCTCAACCAGGTCCCGACATCCATAGCCACCACTTTGGGGACTGGTCAAGTGATGGTGTCGGCGTCGGGGCTGTCGGCGGCGCTGCAGGGCGCACAGTTACCCGGCAGCTTTGCTGCtatggctgctgctgccgggcTCAACTCGGGACTGATGGCATCCTCCCAGTTCTCTCCGGG GGGGGCCCTGCTCAGTCTGACCGGAGGCCTTGGGGGCGGGCTGAGTCCTGCCCTCATGAGCAACAGCACCCTGGCTACCATCCAAG cTCTGGCCTCGAGTGGCATCACTTCCCTGGACGGCAACCTGCTGTTCGCCAACACCTCTACCGGCACGCCGATCTTCTTGTCCCCCCAGAACCTGTCGCTGCTCACTAGCTCCCCCCTCAGCCTGGTGTCGGCCGGGCCGGGGGGGCTGCAGGTCACATCTGATGCTCACCATCAAGCCAGCGCGGCCGCTGTGCCGGTGCAGGCCTCGACCATCACCACTGCCTCCAAGGCCCAGTGA
- the LOC120833759 gene encoding POU domain, class 2, transcription factor 1 isoform X15 has translation MADGGAASQDESSGPDAKVNNQSGTTKCAMESGDGNTGIQINGFDFQRQTVPTTSAITNAHAQAILQQLTLTPAQQMLIQQAQAQFLAAAVQHSANQQNSTTGANISATAATPISQLPLSQPIQIASLQPQNLSLPQFVLLQPGHPIATLQQPTQFIISQPTQAQQSILQAQSLLNLPQSQANLLPTQQSLTLATQPATPTRTTASTPIQSLSHTQTTPKRLDTPTMEEPSDLEELEQFAKLFKQRRIKLGFTQGDVGLAMGKLYGNDFSQTTISRFEALNLSFKNMCKLKPLLEKWLNDAVCAETLTSDQSLSSPSALGSPGMGIEGINRRRKKRTSIETNIRVALEKSFLEQNQKPTSEEITMIADQLNMEKEVIRVWFCNRRQKEKRINPPSSGGGGCTPIKTLFTPSSPLVASTASLVSSPTINTPTTLTVNSVMPLTSTSVSSLSFTGTNTASVISAAPIFTTASSPSLSPSPTTIQSGNSESKVQTILNQVPTSIATTLGTGQVMVSASGLSAALQGAQLPGSFAAMAAAAGLNSGLMASSQFSPGGALLSLTGGLGGGLSPALMSNSTLATIQGVYQSLASSGITSLDGNLLFANTSTGTPIFLSPQNLSLLTSSPLSLVSAGPGGLQVTSDAHHQASAAAVPVQASTITTASKAQ, from the exons atggcGGACGGAGGAGCAGCGAGTCAAGATGAGAGTTCAGGACCAG ATGCTAAAGTGAATAATCAGTCAGGAACTACTAAATGTGCAATGGAAAGTGGTGACGGGAACACCG GAATCCAAATCAATGGGTTTGACTTTCAGAGGCAGACGGTGCCGACCACAAGTGCAATCACTAATGCACACGCACAAGCCATCCTCCAACAG TTGACCCTGACCCCAGCGCAGCAGATGTTGATCCAGCAGGCCCAAGCTCAGTTCCTGGCTGCAGCCGTGCAGCATTCGGCCAACCAGCAGAACAGCACCACCGGGGCCAACATCTCGGCCACCGCAGCCACACCCATCAGCCAGCTGCCCCTGTCGCAGCCCATTCAGATCGCCTCT CTACAGCCGCAGAATCTCAGTCTGCCTCAGTTCGTCCTGCTGCAGCCCGGCCACCCCATCGCCACACTACAGCAGCCTACTCAATTCATCATCTCACAGCCAACACAGGCCCAACAGA GCATATTGCAAGCCCAGAGTCTTCTAAATCTACCTCAAAGCCAAGCTAACCTCCTGCCGACTCAACAAAGCCTCACCCTTGCAACTCAG CCTGCCACTCCAACCCGCACAACAGCATCCACACCCATCCAGTCCCTGTCCCACACTCAGACGACACCCAAGCGGTTGGACACGCCCACTATGGAGGAGCCCAGCGACCTGGAGGAACTGGAACAGTTTGCCAAGCTCTTCAAACAGAGGCGCATCAAACTGGGCttcacacag GGCGATGTTGGCCTGGCCATGGGGAAGCTGTACGGAAACGACTTTAGCCAAACCACCATCTCTCGCTTCGAGGCCTTGAACCTGAGCTTTAAGAACATGTGCAAACTGAAGCCATTGCTGGAGAAGTGGCTCAACGATGCAG TTTGTGCAGAGACCCTGACATCGGACCAGTCCCTGTCCAGCCCCAGTGCCCTGGGCTCCCCGGGCATGGGCATCGAGGGGATCAACCGCCGACGAAAGAAGAGGACCAGTATTGAGACCAACATCCGAGTGGCCTTAGAAAAGAGCTTTCTGGAG CAGAACCAAAAACCTACCTCTGAAGAGATCACCATGATCGCCGACCAGCTCAACATGGAGAAGGAGGTGATTCGGGTCTGGTTCTGCAATCGCCGTCAGAAAGAGAAGAGGATCAACCCTCCcagcagcggaggaggaggctgcaccCCCATCAAAACCCTCTTCACCCCCAGTAGCCCTTTA GTGGCCAGCACAGCAAGCCTTGTGAGCAGTCCAACTATCAACACACCCACCACTCTGACTGTAAACTCAGTGATGCCTCTCACCAGCACCAGCGTCTCCAGTTTGTCGTTCACAG GCACGAACACAGCGTCCGTCATTTCCGCGGCGCCGATATTCACTACCGCCAGCTCTCCGTCTCTAAGTCCCTCGCCGACGACCATTCAGTCCGGTAACTCGGAGAGCAAGGTACAAACCATCCTCAACCAGGTCCCGACATCCATAGCCACCACTTTGGGGACTGGTCAAGTGATGGTGTCGGCGTCGGGGCTGTCGGCGGCGCTGCAGGGCGCACAGTTACCCGGCAGCTTTGCTGCtatggctgctgctgccgggcTCAACTCGGGACTGATGGCATCCTCCCAGTTCTCTCCGGG GGGGGCCCTGCTCAGTCTGACCGGAGGCCTTGGGGGCGGGCTGAGTCCTGCCCTCATGAGCAACAGCACCCTGGCTACCATCCAAGGTGTGTATCAAT cTCTGGCCTCGAGTGGCATCACTTCCCTGGACGGCAACCTGCTGTTCGCCAACACCTCTACCGGCACGCCGATCTTCTTGTCCCCCCAGAACCTGTCGCTGCTCACTAGCTCCCCCCTCAGCCTGGTGTCGGCCGGGCCGGGGGGGCTGCAGGTCACATCTGATGCTCACCATCAAGCCAGCGCGGCCGCTGTGCCGGTGCAGGCCTCGACCATCACCACTGCCTCCAAGGCCCAGTGA
- the LOC120833759 gene encoding POU domain, class 2, transcription factor 1 isoform X1, producing the protein MADGGAASQDESSGPDAKVNNQSGTTKCAMESGDGNTGIQINGFDFQRQTVPTTSAITNAHAQAILQQSKSEDSSALPTSIQQSVLPQTQLMLAGGQIAGLTLTPAQQMLIQQAQAQFLAAAVQHSANQQNSTTGANISATAATPISQLPLSQPIQIASQLQPQNLSLPQFVLLQPGHPIATLQQPTQFIISQPTQAQQSILQAQSLLNLPQSQANLLPTQQSLTLATQPATPTRTTASTPIQSLSHTQTTPKRLDTPTMEEPSDLEELEQFAKLFKQRRIKLGFTQGDVGLAMGKLYGNDFSQTTISRFEALNLSFKNMCKLKPLLEKWLNDAVCAETLTSDQSLSSPSALGSPGMGIEGINRRRKKRTSIETNIRVALEKSFLEQNQKPTSEEITMIADQLNMEKEVIRVWFCNRRQKEKRINPPSSGGGGCTPIKTLFTPSSPLVASTASLVSSPTINTPTTLTVNSVMPLTSTSVSSLSFTGTNTASVISAAPIFTTASSPSLSPSPTTIQSGNSESKVQTILNQVPTSIATTLGTGQVMVSASGLSAALQGAQLPGSFAAMAAAAGLNSGLMASSQFSPGGALLSLTGGLGGGLSPALMSNSTLATIQGVYQSLASSGITSLDGNLLFANTSTGTPIFLSPQNLSLLTSSPLSLVSAGPGGLQVTSDAHHQASAAAVPVQASTITTASKAQ; encoded by the exons atggcGGACGGAGGAGCAGCGAGTCAAGATGAGAGTTCAGGACCAG ATGCTAAAGTGAATAATCAGTCAGGAACTACTAAATGTGCAATGGAAAGTGGTGACGGGAACACCG GAATCCAAATCAATGGGTTTGACTTTCAGAGGCAGACGGTGCCGACCACAAGTGCAATCACTAATGCACACGCACAAGCCATCCTCCAACAG TCTAAGTCTGAAGACTCGAGCGCTCTTCCGACCTCCATCCAGCAGAGCGTATTGCCTCAAACCCAGCTAATGTTGGCCGGGGGACAGATTGCAGGA TTGACCCTGACCCCAGCGCAGCAGATGTTGATCCAGCAGGCCCAAGCTCAGTTCCTGGCTGCAGCCGTGCAGCATTCGGCCAACCAGCAGAACAGCACCACCGGGGCCAACATCTCGGCCACCGCAGCCACACCCATCAGCCAGCTGCCCCTGTCGCAGCCCATTCAGATCGCCTCT CAGCTACAGCCGCAGAATCTCAGTCTGCCTCAGTTCGTCCTGCTGCAGCCCGGCCACCCCATCGCCACACTACAGCAGCCTACTCAATTCATCATCTCACAGCCAACACAGGCCCAACAGA GCATATTGCAAGCCCAGAGTCTTCTAAATCTACCTCAAAGCCAAGCTAACCTCCTGCCGACTCAACAAAGCCTCACCCTTGCAACTCAG CCTGCCACTCCAACCCGCACAACAGCATCCACACCCATCCAGTCCCTGTCCCACACTCAGACGACACCCAAGCGGTTGGACACGCCCACTATGGAGGAGCCCAGCGACCTGGAGGAACTGGAACAGTTTGCCAAGCTCTTCAAACAGAGGCGCATCAAACTGGGCttcacacag GGCGATGTTGGCCTGGCCATGGGGAAGCTGTACGGAAACGACTTTAGCCAAACCACCATCTCTCGCTTCGAGGCCTTGAACCTGAGCTTTAAGAACATGTGCAAACTGAAGCCATTGCTGGAGAAGTGGCTCAACGATGCAG TTTGTGCAGAGACCCTGACATCGGACCAGTCCCTGTCCAGCCCCAGTGCCCTGGGCTCCCCGGGCATGGGCATCGAGGGGATCAACCGCCGACGAAAGAAGAGGACCAGTATTGAGACCAACATCCGAGTGGCCTTAGAAAAGAGCTTTCTGGAG CAGAACCAAAAACCTACCTCTGAAGAGATCACCATGATCGCCGACCAGCTCAACATGGAGAAGGAGGTGATTCGGGTCTGGTTCTGCAATCGCCGTCAGAAAGAGAAGAGGATCAACCCTCCcagcagcggaggaggaggctgcaccCCCATCAAAACCCTCTTCACCCCCAGTAGCCCTTTA GTGGCCAGCACAGCAAGCCTTGTGAGCAGTCCAACTATCAACACACCCACCACTCTGACTGTAAACTCAGTGATGCCTCTCACCAGCACCAGCGTCTCCAGTTTGTCGTTCACAG GCACGAACACAGCGTCCGTCATTTCCGCGGCGCCGATATTCACTACCGCCAGCTCTCCGTCTCTAAGTCCCTCGCCGACGACCATTCAGTCCGGTAACTCGGAGAGCAAGGTACAAACCATCCTCAACCAGGTCCCGACATCCATAGCCACCACTTTGGGGACTGGTCAAGTGATGGTGTCGGCGTCGGGGCTGTCGGCGGCGCTGCAGGGCGCACAGTTACCCGGCAGCTTTGCTGCtatggctgctgctgccgggcTCAACTCGGGACTGATGGCATCCTCCCAGTTCTCTCCGGG GGGGGCCCTGCTCAGTCTGACCGGAGGCCTTGGGGGCGGGCTGAGTCCTGCCCTCATGAGCAACAGCACCCTGGCTACCATCCAAGGTGTGTATCAAT cTCTGGCCTCGAGTGGCATCACTTCCCTGGACGGCAACCTGCTGTTCGCCAACACCTCTACCGGCACGCCGATCTTCTTGTCCCCCCAGAACCTGTCGCTGCTCACTAGCTCCCCCCTCAGCCTGGTGTCGGCCGGGCCGGGGGGGCTGCAGGTCACATCTGATGCTCACCATCAAGCCAGCGCGGCCGCTGTGCCGGTGCAGGCCTCGACCATCACCACTGCCTCCAAGGCCCAGTGA
- the LOC120833759 gene encoding POU domain, class 2, transcription factor 1 isoform X11 — MADGGAASQDESSGPDAKVNNQSGTTKCAMESGDGNTGIQINGFDFQRQTVPTTSAITNAHAQAILQQSKSEDSSALPTSIQQSVLPQTQLMLAGGQIAGLTLTPAQQMLIQQAQAQFLAAAVQHSANQQNSTTGANISATAATPISQLPLSQPIQIASQLQPQNLSLPQFVLLQPGHPIATLQQPTQFIISQPTQAQQSILQAQSLLNLPQSQANLLPTQQSLTLATQPATPTRTTASTPIQSLSHTQTTPKRLDTPTMEEPSDLEELEQFAKLFKQRRIKLGFTQGDVGLAMGKLYGNDFSQTTISRFEALNLSFKNMCKLKPLLEKWLNDAETLTSDQSLSSPSALGSPGMGIEGINRRRKKRTSIETNIRVALEKSFLENQKPTSEEITMIADQLNMEKEVIRVWFCNRRQKEKRINPPSSGGGGCTPIKTLFTPSSPLVASTASLVSSPTINTPTTLTVNSVMPLTSTSVSSLSFTGTNTASVISAAPIFTTASSPSLSPSPTTIQSGNSESKVQTILNQVPTSIATTLGTGQVMVSASGLSAALQGAQLPGSFAAMAAAAGLNSGLMASSQFSPGGALLSLTGGLGGGLSPALMSNSTLATIQALASSGITSLDGNLLFANTSTGTPIFLSPQNLSLLTSSPLSLVSAGPGGLQVTSDAHHQASAAAVPVQASTITTASKAQ; from the exons atggcGGACGGAGGAGCAGCGAGTCAAGATGAGAGTTCAGGACCAG ATGCTAAAGTGAATAATCAGTCAGGAACTACTAAATGTGCAATGGAAAGTGGTGACGGGAACACCG GAATCCAAATCAATGGGTTTGACTTTCAGAGGCAGACGGTGCCGACCACAAGTGCAATCACTAATGCACACGCACAAGCCATCCTCCAACAG TCTAAGTCTGAAGACTCGAGCGCTCTTCCGACCTCCATCCAGCAGAGCGTATTGCCTCAAACCCAGCTAATGTTGGCCGGGGGACAGATTGCAGGA TTGACCCTGACCCCAGCGCAGCAGATGTTGATCCAGCAGGCCCAAGCTCAGTTCCTGGCTGCAGCCGTGCAGCATTCGGCCAACCAGCAGAACAGCACCACCGGGGCCAACATCTCGGCCACCGCAGCCACACCCATCAGCCAGCTGCCCCTGTCGCAGCCCATTCAGATCGCCTCT CAGCTACAGCCGCAGAATCTCAGTCTGCCTCAGTTCGTCCTGCTGCAGCCCGGCCACCCCATCGCCACACTACAGCAGCCTACTCAATTCATCATCTCACAGCCAACACAGGCCCAACAGA GCATATTGCAAGCCCAGAGTCTTCTAAATCTACCTCAAAGCCAAGCTAACCTCCTGCCGACTCAACAAAGCCTCACCCTTGCAACTCAG CCTGCCACTCCAACCCGCACAACAGCATCCACACCCATCCAGTCCCTGTCCCACACTCAGACGACACCCAAGCGGTTGGACACGCCCACTATGGAGGAGCCCAGCGACCTGGAGGAACTGGAACAGTTTGCCAAGCTCTTCAAACAGAGGCGCATCAAACTGGGCttcacacag GGCGATGTTGGCCTGGCCATGGGGAAGCTGTACGGAAACGACTTTAGCCAAACCACCATCTCTCGCTTCGAGGCCTTGAACCTGAGCTTTAAGAACATGTGCAAACTGAAGCCATTGCTGGAGAAGTGGCTCAACGATGCAG AGACCCTGACATCGGACCAGTCCCTGTCCAGCCCCAGTGCCCTGGGCTCCCCGGGCATGGGCATCGAGGGGATCAACCGCCGACGAAAGAAGAGGACCAGTATTGAGACCAACATCCGAGTGGCCTTAGAAAAGAGCTTTCTGGAG AACCAAAAACCTACCTCTGAAGAGATCACCATGATCGCCGACCAGCTCAACATGGAGAAGGAGGTGATTCGGGTCTGGTTCTGCAATCGCCGTCAGAAAGAGAAGAGGATCAACCCTCCcagcagcggaggaggaggctgcaccCCCATCAAAACCCTCTTCACCCCCAGTAGCCCTTTA GTGGCCAGCACAGCAAGCCTTGTGAGCAGTCCAACTATCAACACACCCACCACTCTGACTGTAAACTCAGTGATGCCTCTCACCAGCACCAGCGTCTCCAGTTTGTCGTTCACAG GCACGAACACAGCGTCCGTCATTTCCGCGGCGCCGATATTCACTACCGCCAGCTCTCCGTCTCTAAGTCCCTCGCCGACGACCATTCAGTCCGGTAACTCGGAGAGCAAGGTACAAACCATCCTCAACCAGGTCCCGACATCCATAGCCACCACTTTGGGGACTGGTCAAGTGATGGTGTCGGCGTCGGGGCTGTCGGCGGCGCTGCAGGGCGCACAGTTACCCGGCAGCTTTGCTGCtatggctgctgctgccgggcTCAACTCGGGACTGATGGCATCCTCCCAGTTCTCTCCGGG GGGGGCCCTGCTCAGTCTGACCGGAGGCCTTGGGGGCGGGCTGAGTCCTGCCCTCATGAGCAACAGCACCCTGGCTACCATCCAAG cTCTGGCCTCGAGTGGCATCACTTCCCTGGACGGCAACCTGCTGTTCGCCAACACCTCTACCGGCACGCCGATCTTCTTGTCCCCCCAGAACCTGTCGCTGCTCACTAGCTCCCCCCTCAGCCTGGTGTCGGCCGGGCCGGGGGGGCTGCAGGTCACATCTGATGCTCACCATCAAGCCAGCGCGGCCGCTGTGCCGGTGCAGGCCTCGACCATCACCACTGCCTCCAAGGCCCAGTGA
- the LOC120833759 gene encoding POU domain, class 2, transcription factor 1 isoform X7, whose product MADGGAASQDESSGPDAKVNNQSGTTKCAMESGDGNTGIQINGFDFQRQTVPTTSAITNAHAQAILQQSKSEDSSALPTSIQQSVLPQTQLMLAGGQIAGLTLTPAQQMLIQQAQAQFLAAAVQHSANQQNSTTGANISATAATPISQLPLSQPIQIASQLQPQNLSLPQFVLLQPGHPIATLQQPTQFIISQPTQAQQSILQAQSLLNLPQSQANLLPTQQSLTLATQPATPTRTTASTPIQSLSHTQTTPKRLDTPTMEEPSDLEELEQFAKLFKQRRIKLGFTQGDVGLAMGKLYGNDFSQTTISRFEALNLSFKNMCKLKPLLEKWLNDAETLTSDQSLSSPSALGSPGMGIEGINRRRKKRTSIETNIRVALEKSFLENQKPTSEEITMIADQLNMEKEVIRVWFCNRRQKEKRINPPSSGGGGCTPIKTLFTPSSPLVASTASLVSSPTINTPTTLTVNSVMPLTSTSVSSLSFTGTNTASVISAAPIFTTASSPSLSPSPTTIQSGNSESKVQTILNQVPTSIATTLGTGQVMVSASGLSAALQGAQLPGSFAAMAAAAGLNSGLMASSQFSPGGALLSLTGGLGGGLSPALMSNSTLATIQGVYQSLASSGITSLDGNLLFANTSTGTPIFLSPQNLSLLTSSPLSLVSAGPGGLQVTSDAHHQASAAAVPVQASTITTASKAQ is encoded by the exons atggcGGACGGAGGAGCAGCGAGTCAAGATGAGAGTTCAGGACCAG ATGCTAAAGTGAATAATCAGTCAGGAACTACTAAATGTGCAATGGAAAGTGGTGACGGGAACACCG GAATCCAAATCAATGGGTTTGACTTTCAGAGGCAGACGGTGCCGACCACAAGTGCAATCACTAATGCACACGCACAAGCCATCCTCCAACAG TCTAAGTCTGAAGACTCGAGCGCTCTTCCGACCTCCATCCAGCAGAGCGTATTGCCTCAAACCCAGCTAATGTTGGCCGGGGGACAGATTGCAGGA TTGACCCTGACCCCAGCGCAGCAGATGTTGATCCAGCAGGCCCAAGCTCAGTTCCTGGCTGCAGCCGTGCAGCATTCGGCCAACCAGCAGAACAGCACCACCGGGGCCAACATCTCGGCCACCGCAGCCACACCCATCAGCCAGCTGCCCCTGTCGCAGCCCATTCAGATCGCCTCT CAGCTACAGCCGCAGAATCTCAGTCTGCCTCAGTTCGTCCTGCTGCAGCCCGGCCACCCCATCGCCACACTACAGCAGCCTACTCAATTCATCATCTCACAGCCAACACAGGCCCAACAGA GCATATTGCAAGCCCAGAGTCTTCTAAATCTACCTCAAAGCCAAGCTAACCTCCTGCCGACTCAACAAAGCCTCACCCTTGCAACTCAG CCTGCCACTCCAACCCGCACAACAGCATCCACACCCATCCAGTCCCTGTCCCACACTCAGACGACACCCAAGCGGTTGGACACGCCCACTATGGAGGAGCCCAGCGACCTGGAGGAACTGGAACAGTTTGCCAAGCTCTTCAAACAGAGGCGCATCAAACTGGGCttcacacag GGCGATGTTGGCCTGGCCATGGGGAAGCTGTACGGAAACGACTTTAGCCAAACCACCATCTCTCGCTTCGAGGCCTTGAACCTGAGCTTTAAGAACATGTGCAAACTGAAGCCATTGCTGGAGAAGTGGCTCAACGATGCAG AGACCCTGACATCGGACCAGTCCCTGTCCAGCCCCAGTGCCCTGGGCTCCCCGGGCATGGGCATCGAGGGGATCAACCGCCGACGAAAGAAGAGGACCAGTATTGAGACCAACATCCGAGTGGCCTTAGAAAAGAGCTTTCTGGAG AACCAAAAACCTACCTCTGAAGAGATCACCATGATCGCCGACCAGCTCAACATGGAGAAGGAGGTGATTCGGGTCTGGTTCTGCAATCGCCGTCAGAAAGAGAAGAGGATCAACCCTCCcagcagcggaggaggaggctgcaccCCCATCAAAACCCTCTTCACCCCCAGTAGCCCTTTA GTGGCCAGCACAGCAAGCCTTGTGAGCAGTCCAACTATCAACACACCCACCACTCTGACTGTAAACTCAGTGATGCCTCTCACCAGCACCAGCGTCTCCAGTTTGTCGTTCACAG GCACGAACACAGCGTCCGTCATTTCCGCGGCGCCGATATTCACTACCGCCAGCTCTCCGTCTCTAAGTCCCTCGCCGACGACCATTCAGTCCGGTAACTCGGAGAGCAAGGTACAAACCATCCTCAACCAGGTCCCGACATCCATAGCCACCACTTTGGGGACTGGTCAAGTGATGGTGTCGGCGTCGGGGCTGTCGGCGGCGCTGCAGGGCGCACAGTTACCCGGCAGCTTTGCTGCtatggctgctgctgccgggcTCAACTCGGGACTGATGGCATCCTCCCAGTTCTCTCCGGG GGGGGCCCTGCTCAGTCTGACCGGAGGCCTTGGGGGCGGGCTGAGTCCTGCCCTCATGAGCAACAGCACCCTGGCTACCATCCAAGGTGTGTATCAAT cTCTGGCCTCGAGTGGCATCACTTCCCTGGACGGCAACCTGCTGTTCGCCAACACCTCTACCGGCACGCCGATCTTCTTGTCCCCCCAGAACCTGTCGCTGCTCACTAGCTCCCCCCTCAGCCTGGTGTCGGCCGGGCCGGGGGGGCTGCAGGTCACATCTGATGCTCACCATCAAGCCAGCGCGGCCGCTGTGCCGGTGCAGGCCTCGACCATCACCACTGCCTCCAAGGCCCAGTGA